One genomic region from Streptomyces sp. NBC_00582 encodes:
- a CDS encoding enoyl-CoA hydratase/isomerase family protein translates to MPDTAEVGILAGIHRGVGRILLNRPRALNALTTDMVSAIDRALASWEHAPLSAVVLASTSTKAFCAGGDIRTIRENSLAGDAEASERFFASEYRLNARIAGYPVPVVSLIDGLCMGGGLGLSVHGGFRVVTERAVLAMPETGIGFFPDIGASYFLPRLPGAIGMYLGLTGQRIDAADALYTGLATHFVPADLLDTVGDALADRPDEPVDVVLNRLAGPSPVAESRLAEVRRDVDWAFGASALGEIEKRLRHLDTPWAAAALGALESASPQSLEITHALLARGRQRTLRECLDAELALTRTIIRTPDFLEGVRAALVDKDRTPTWQRASLGGRTLPS, encoded by the coding sequence ATGCCTGATACCGCTGAGGTCGGGATTCTCGCCGGCATCCACCGGGGCGTCGGCCGCATCTTGCTGAACCGGCCCCGGGCGCTCAACGCCCTGACCACAGACATGGTCTCCGCCATCGACCGTGCGCTCGCCTCATGGGAGCACGCACCGCTGTCCGCCGTGGTGCTGGCCAGTACCAGCACGAAGGCGTTCTGCGCCGGTGGGGACATCCGCACGATCCGCGAGAACAGCCTCGCGGGCGATGCCGAGGCCAGTGAGCGGTTCTTCGCATCCGAGTACCGGCTCAACGCCCGGATCGCCGGGTATCCCGTGCCGGTCGTGTCGCTCATCGACGGCCTGTGCATGGGCGGCGGTCTGGGGCTGTCGGTCCACGGTGGCTTCCGTGTCGTCACCGAACGCGCGGTGCTGGCGATGCCCGAGACCGGGATCGGGTTCTTCCCGGACATCGGGGCGAGCTACTTTCTGCCGAGGCTGCCCGGCGCGATCGGCATGTACCTGGGACTGACCGGGCAGAGGATCGACGCGGCCGATGCCTTGTACACGGGGCTGGCCACGCATTTCGTTCCCGCGGACCTGCTGGACACGGTGGGGGACGCCCTGGCCGACCGCCCCGATGAGCCGGTGGACGTGGTCCTGAACCGTCTCGCCGGCCCTTCCCCGGTGGCGGAGAGCAGGTTGGCGGAGGTTCGCAGGGACGTGGACTGGGCTTTCGGTGCGTCGGCCCTCGGCGAGATCGAGAAACGCCTGCGTCACCTCGACACCCCTTGGGCGGCAGCCGCGTTGGGCGCCCTGGAGTCCGCCTCACCGCAGAGCCTGGAGATCACCCACGCCCTGCTGGCCCGAGGCAGACAGCGCACGTTGCGCGAGTGCCTCGACGCCGAACTCGCCCTCACGCGCACGATCATCCGCACGCCGGACTTCCTGGAGGGCGTCCGTGCCGCCCTGGTCGACAAGGACCGCACCCCCACCTGGCAACGAGCGTCGCTCGGCGGACGGACGCTGCCGTCCTGA
- a CDS encoding propionyl-CoA synthetase — MGTYEDVFRASTEDPERFWLKAAEGIDWDVTPRRALDSSGAPFYRWFPGGRLNVCFNALDRHVEAGRGEQPALVYDSPVTDTRHTYTYAQLRDEVAAFAGALAGLGVGHGDRVVIYMPMVPEAVVAMLACARIGAVHSVVFGGFAPRELALRIDDAAPKVVVSASCGIEGKRVIAYKPLLDRAIELAAHKPRKSVILQRPQAQAELGPDDLDWTDLVATASPADCVPVPATDPLYILYTSGTTGKPKGVVRDCGGYAVALHWSMGAVYDVGPGETMFTASDIGWVVGHSYIVYAPLLAGATTILYEGKPVGTPDAGQFWRVAAEHRAKTMFTAPTAFRAIRKEDPKGTLTADYDLTGLRHLFLAGERLDPETYHWASALLGIPVIDHWWQTETGWPIVANPVGIETAPLKPGSPTRPLPGWDVRVLDPSGEPVPPGVDGAIVVKLPLPPGALPTLWNDDDRYVASYLSAYDGYYLTGDSGHIDDDGYVFVMGRTDDVINVAGHRLSTGSMEEALAAHPDVAECAVIGVADALKGQIPRGFVVLKAGISRDAAEVEAELVQLVRERIGAVASLKDVAVVAALPKTRSGKILRKTMRGIADGHDEPIPSTVDDPAVIETLRPVLLRADHTP; from the coding sequence ATGGGAACGTACGAGGATGTCTTCCGCGCCAGCACCGAGGACCCGGAGCGCTTCTGGCTGAAGGCGGCGGAAGGCATCGACTGGGATGTGACTCCGCGCCGCGCCCTGGACTCCTCGGGCGCGCCCTTCTACCGCTGGTTTCCGGGCGGACGCCTCAACGTCTGCTTCAACGCGCTCGACCGGCATGTCGAGGCCGGCCGGGGCGAACAGCCCGCACTCGTCTACGACTCACCCGTGACCGACACCCGGCACACCTACACCTACGCGCAGTTGAGGGACGAGGTGGCGGCCTTCGCCGGAGCACTGGCGGGGCTCGGGGTGGGGCACGGCGACCGGGTCGTCATCTACATGCCGATGGTCCCCGAGGCCGTCGTCGCGATGCTGGCCTGCGCACGGATCGGCGCGGTGCACTCGGTCGTCTTCGGCGGGTTCGCCCCGCGCGAACTCGCCCTGCGCATCGACGACGCGGCCCCCAAGGTCGTGGTCTCCGCCTCGTGCGGCATCGAGGGCAAGCGTGTGATCGCGTACAAGCCCCTGCTCGACCGGGCGATCGAACTCGCGGCCCACAAGCCCCGGAAGAGCGTGATCCTGCAACGCCCCCAGGCGCAGGCCGAGTTGGGGCCCGACGATCTCGACTGGACTGATCTGGTCGCCACCGCGTCCCCGGCCGACTGCGTTCCCGTCCCCGCCACCGATCCCCTCTACATCCTCTACACGTCCGGAACGACCGGAAAACCCAAGGGAGTCGTCCGCGACTGCGGCGGCTACGCGGTCGCCCTGCACTGGTCGATGGGCGCCGTCTACGACGTGGGCCCGGGCGAGACCATGTTCACCGCCTCCGACATCGGCTGGGTCGTCGGGCACTCGTACATCGTCTACGCGCCCCTGCTGGCCGGCGCCACGACCATCCTGTACGAGGGCAAGCCGGTCGGCACACCGGACGCCGGCCAGTTCTGGCGCGTGGCCGCCGAGCACCGGGCCAAGACCATGTTCACCGCCCCCACCGCCTTCAGGGCCATCCGCAAGGAGGACCCGAAGGGAACGCTCACCGCCGACTACGACCTGACCGGCCTGCGCCATCTCTTCCTCGCCGGCGAGCGCCTCGACCCCGAGACCTACCACTGGGCGAGCGCTCTCCTGGGGATCCCGGTGATCGACCACTGGTGGCAGACGGAAACCGGCTGGCCCATCGTCGCCAACCCGGTCGGCATCGAAACCGCTCCCCTCAAACCCGGCTCCCCCACCCGCCCGCTCCCGGGCTGGGACGTCCGCGTCCTCGACCCCTCGGGCGAGCCCGTGCCCCCGGGCGTCGACGGCGCGATCGTGGTGAAGCTTCCCCTGCCGCCCGGCGCACTGCCCACCCTCTGGAACGACGACGACCGCTACGTCGCCTCCTACCTCTCCGCCTACGACGGCTACTACCTCACCGGCGACAGCGGCCACATCGACGACGACGGCTACGTCTTCGTCATGGGCCGCACCGACGACGTCATCAACGTCGCCGGACACCGTCTGTCCACCGGCAGCATGGAAGAGGCCCTGGCCGCCCACCCCGACGTCGCCGAATGCGCCGTCATCGGCGTCGCCGACGCCCTCAAGGGCCAGATCCCGCGCGGCTTCGTCGTCCTGAAAGCCGGCATCAGCCGCGACGCCGCCGAGGTCGAGGCCGAACTCGTCCAGCTCGTACGCGAGCGCATCGGCGCCGTCGCCTCCCTCAAGGACGTCGCGGTCGTGGCAGCCCTGCCCAAGACCCGATCGGGAAAGATCCTGCGCAAGACCATGCGCGGCATCGCCGACGGCCACGACGAACCCATCCCCTCCACAGTGGACGACCCCGCCGTCATCGAAACCCTGCGCCCTGTCCTCCTCCGCGCCGATCACACGCCGTGA
- a CDS encoding winged helix-turn-helix transcriptional regulator: protein MEWLEASTENCPVQRTLDVIGEKWTLLILRDAVNGVRRFDDFHRHIGLSEAVLSDRLRKLVSSGVLKTVPYQEAGSRSRNEYRLTRKGWDLWPVLMALSQWGEAYALGPEGPVLDVRHTDCDAPLRVVVECSADHSALTPKDVTARLGAGARRRS from the coding sequence ATGGAGTGGCTTGAGGCGAGTACGGAGAACTGCCCCGTCCAGCGCACGCTCGACGTGATCGGAGAGAAATGGACGCTGTTGATCCTGCGTGACGCCGTCAACGGAGTGCGCCGCTTCGACGACTTCCACCGCCACATCGGCCTGTCGGAAGCCGTCCTCAGCGACCGCCTGCGCAAACTGGTCTCGTCCGGCGTCCTGAAGACCGTTCCCTACCAGGAAGCGGGCAGCCGCTCCCGCAACGAGTACCGGCTGACCCGCAAGGGCTGGGACCTGTGGCCGGTCCTGATGGCGCTGAGCCAGTGGGGCGAGGCATACGCCCTCGGCCCCGAGGGCCCGGTACTGGACGTGCGCCACACCGACTGCGACGCTCCGCTCCGCGTCGTCGTCGAGTGCTCCGCGGACCACTCCGCCCTCACCCCCAAGGACGTCACCGCCCGGCTGGGAGCAGGCGCCCGCCGCCGGTCCTGA
- a CDS encoding TetR/AcrR family transcriptional regulator, with protein sequence MARYTKEHKQVTRQRIIERAGHRFKQDGIDGSGISTLMSDAGLTNGAFYAHFESKDDLVAHVVAEQLRTQVEQYDTLRPGREGLEDFIRAYLSPGHRDNPGDGCPSAALLDEIGRCGDATKDAYTDGAKAILDELAARLAPEDPQSARGQAIGLYTMAVGTLQLSRALSDRKFSDEVLEQGIENALALARGRSTPAG encoded by the coding sequence GTGGCGCGCTACACCAAGGAGCACAAGCAGGTGACGCGGCAACGGATCATCGAGCGGGCCGGCCACCGGTTCAAGCAGGACGGCATCGACGGCTCCGGCATCTCCACGCTGATGTCGGACGCCGGGCTCACCAACGGAGCCTTCTACGCCCACTTCGAGTCCAAGGACGACCTCGTCGCCCACGTCGTCGCCGAGCAACTGCGCACGCAGGTGGAGCAGTACGACACGCTGCGGCCCGGCCGCGAGGGACTTGAGGATTTCATCCGCGCGTATCTGTCGCCCGGGCACCGGGACAACCCCGGCGACGGTTGTCCGTCCGCAGCCCTCCTCGACGAGATCGGCCGCTGCGGTGACGCGACCAAGGACGCCTACACCGACGGCGCCAAGGCCATCCTGGACGAGCTCGCCGCCCGTCTGGCACCCGAGGATCCGCAGTCCGCCCGCGGTCAGGCCATCGGGCTCTACACCATGGCGGTGGGAACGCTGCAGCTGTCCCGGGCGCTCTCCGACCGGAAGTTCTCCGACGAGGTCCTCGAGCAGGGAATCGAGAACGCCCTCGCCCTGGCACGGGGCCGGTCAACGCCGGCTGGATGA
- a CDS encoding alpha/beta hydrolase → MGVSPEAHEFAEFLASVSAKSSTPGLDLAVIRDIVDSNHKASTEPEGVTYAEVDAGGVPALWAIPEGADPDRALLHFHFGGSVTASMHSDRKAAGHIAKAAGARSLVVDFRLAPEHPHPAQLDDAETAYRWLLAQGYEPRNIGSTGHSIGGTLAVMLPLRLLAKGEATPGAIVSVSPWTDLTLRNPAVDANETNDRMLSRGTLELFRGAWLQDPAVDFTDPQISLVHADLTGLPPTLVHYGEYETLADDGAQLGRRLADFKVTTETHAMPEGQHSFVLGAGRVPEVDQAIGQMGQWLRNHLGA, encoded by the coding sequence ATGGGAGTAAGCCCAGAGGCACACGAGTTCGCGGAGTTCCTCGCGAGTGTGAGCGCGAAGTCGTCGACACCGGGCCTCGACCTGGCCGTCATCCGTGACATCGTCGACTCGAACCACAAGGCGTCGACCGAGCCGGAAGGCGTCACCTACGCCGAAGTGGACGCGGGCGGCGTCCCCGCGCTGTGGGCCATCCCCGAGGGTGCCGATCCCGACCGCGCGCTGCTGCACTTCCACTTCGGCGGGTCCGTCACGGCCTCCATGCACTCCGACCGCAAGGCCGCGGGACACATCGCCAAGGCGGCCGGCGCCCGCTCGCTGGTCGTGGACTTCCGCCTGGCACCCGAACACCCCCATCCGGCGCAGCTCGACGACGCCGAGACCGCCTACCGATGGCTGCTCGCGCAGGGCTACGAGCCGCGGAACATCGGCAGCACCGGCCACTCGATCGGTGGCACCCTGGCGGTGATGCTGCCGCTGCGCCTGCTCGCCAAGGGCGAGGCCACGCCCGGCGCGATCGTCAGCGTCTCCCCCTGGACCGACCTCACGCTCCGGAACCCGGCCGTGGACGCCAACGAGACGAACGACAGGATGCTCAGCCGGGGCACGCTGGAGCTCTTCCGGGGCGCCTGGCTCCAAGACCCCGCCGTGGACTTCACCGACCCGCAGATCAGCCTCGTGCACGCCGACCTGACCGGCCTGCCGCCCACGCTCGTCCACTACGGCGAGTACGAGACCCTCGCCGACGACGGCGCCCAGCTCGGCCGCCGCCTCGCGGACTTCAAGGTCACCACCGAGACCCACGCGATGCCCGAAGGGCAGCACTCGTTCGTCCTGGGCGCCGGACGCGTACCCGAGGTCGACCAGGCCATCGGGCAGATGGGCCAGTGGCTCCGCAACCACCTCGGCGCGTGA
- a CDS encoding NADP-dependent oxidoreductase: MKAFVVEKYGKDGVRAADVPEPTVGDRDVLVRVSAASINPLDKMVRNGEFKQILKYKRPFVLGHDVAGVVTQVGSAVPGFKVGDEVYARPRDLRVGGFAEYIAIDADDVAPKPASLTLEEAAAVPLVALTAWQILVERAHVKPGQKVLVHAGAGGLGSTVIQLAKHLGATVATTANTRSEELVRSLGADVVVDYTKEDFSKVLSGYDLVLDSLGGANLEKSLTVLKPGGLAISVVGPPDAAFAKQLGAPAVLGLVMNTLSRKIRKQARALGVRYEFLFMQANGSQLRKLAALYDSGKLRPVIDSTFPFDRTLEAMAHVEQGRTKAGKVVVSMAPDND, encoded by the coding sequence ATGAAGGCCTTCGTCGTCGAGAAGTACGGCAAGGACGGCGTCCGCGCCGCAGACGTACCCGAGCCAACCGTCGGGGACCGCGACGTCCTGGTCAGAGTGAGCGCCGCCAGCATCAACCCGCTGGACAAGATGGTCCGCAACGGGGAGTTCAAGCAGATCCTGAAGTACAAGCGCCCGTTCGTGCTCGGCCACGACGTGGCCGGCGTCGTGACACAGGTCGGCTCCGCCGTACCCGGCTTCAAGGTCGGCGACGAGGTCTACGCCCGCCCGCGCGACCTGCGGGTCGGGGGATTCGCGGAGTACATCGCGATCGACGCGGACGATGTCGCCCCCAAGCCCGCCTCACTCACCCTGGAGGAGGCGGCCGCGGTGCCGCTGGTGGCCCTGACCGCCTGGCAGATCCTCGTCGAGCGCGCGCACGTGAAGCCGGGGCAGAAGGTGCTCGTCCACGCCGGAGCCGGCGGCCTCGGGTCCACGGTCATCCAGCTCGCCAAGCACCTCGGCGCCACGGTGGCGACGACCGCGAACACCAGGTCCGAGGAGTTGGTCAGGAGCCTTGGCGCCGACGTCGTCGTCGACTACACCAAGGAAGACTTCTCCAAGGTGCTCTCGGGCTACGACCTGGTGCTGGACTCCCTGGGCGGGGCGAACCTCGAGAAGTCACTGACCGTGCTGAAGCCCGGCGGCCTGGCCATCAGTGTCGTCGGCCCGCCCGACGCCGCCTTCGCCAAGCAGCTCGGCGCCCCCGCCGTCCTGGGCCTGGTCATGAACACCCTCAGCCGCAAGATCCGCAAGCAGGCCAGGGCGCTGGGCGTGCGCTACGAGTTCCTCTTCATGCAGGCCAACGGCTCCCAGCTGCGCAAACTCGCCGCCCTCTACGACAGCGGCAAGCTCCGCCCCGTCATCGACAGCACCTTCCCCTTCGACCGGACGCTCGAGGCGATGGCGCACGTCGAGCAGGGCCGCACCAAGGCCGGCAAGGTCGTGGTCTCGATGGCGCCCGACAACGACTGA
- a CDS encoding 3-hydroxybutyryl-CoA dehydrogenase has product MDPVTRLGVVGCGLMGSGIAEVAALSGIDVRVAEATPDAVEAGRRRLTASLDRGIRRGKLSEEQRDQALARLSFTHDLGDLADRQFVIEAVAENRSVKSDVLRSLDKAVEDTTAVLATNTSSIPVVDLAVVTERPAQVIGMHFFNPVPVQQLVELIPALVTGADTVRRARGLAAQLGKQAIQAPDRSGFVVNALLVPYLLSAVRMVESGSARPDDIDRGMELGCAHPMGPLRLLDLIGLDTAQAVAESMYEEFKEPLYAPPALLRRMVAAGHLGRKSGRGFHTYDA; this is encoded by the coding sequence ATGGATCCCGTCACCCGTCTCGGCGTCGTCGGCTGCGGCCTCATGGGCTCCGGCATCGCCGAGGTCGCCGCCCTTAGCGGCATCGACGTCCGGGTCGCCGAGGCCACACCGGACGCGGTGGAGGCAGGCCGCCGCCGACTCACCGCCTCCCTCGACCGAGGCATACGGCGGGGCAAGCTCAGCGAGGAGCAACGAGACCAGGCCCTCGCCCGGCTTTCCTTCACCCACGACCTCGGCGACCTGGCCGACCGCCAGTTCGTCATCGAGGCCGTCGCCGAGAACCGCTCCGTCAAGTCCGACGTCCTGCGCTCCCTGGACAAGGCGGTCGAGGACACTACGGCGGTCCTGGCCACCAACACGTCCTCCATCCCCGTCGTCGACCTCGCCGTCGTCACCGAGCGCCCCGCGCAGGTCATCGGCATGCACTTCTTCAACCCCGTGCCCGTGCAGCAGCTCGTCGAGCTCATTCCCGCGCTCGTCACCGGCGCGGACACCGTGCGGCGCGCCCGTGGTCTCGCCGCGCAGTTGGGCAAACAGGCCATCCAGGCGCCCGACCGCTCCGGCTTCGTCGTCAACGCCCTGCTGGTGCCCTACCTGCTCAGCGCGGTGCGCATGGTGGAGTCCGGCTCCGCACGGCCGGACGACATCGACCGGGGCATGGAACTCGGCTGCGCGCACCCCATGGGCCCGCTGCGCCTGCTCGACCTCATCGGCCTCGACACCGCCCAGGCCGTGGCCGAGTCGATGTACGAGGAGTTCAAAGAGCCGCTGTACGCGCCACCCGCACTCCTGCGCCGCATGGTCGCCGCAGGCCACCTCGGCCGCAAGAGCGGCCGCGGTTTCCACACCTACGACGCCTGA
- a CDS encoding winged helix-turn-helix transcriptional regulator, producing MDPRLDRDTSNCSIARTLEVVGEKWTILILREVWYGSSRFGEFERVLGCPRNLLAARLRMLVEEGILATETYQEPGSRSRPKYVITPKGMDLVPAVMGLLQWGDRYRADPEGPAMLSRHRGCGAHVDARIRCDRGHAVQPEDIESIPGPAFRLRSAE from the coding sequence ATGGACCCCCGTCTCGACAGGGACACGTCGAACTGCTCGATCGCCCGGACCCTCGAGGTCGTGGGCGAGAAGTGGACGATCCTGATCCTGCGCGAGGTCTGGTACGGATCATCCCGTTTCGGCGAGTTCGAACGCGTCCTCGGATGTCCTCGCAACCTCCTCGCGGCGCGGCTTCGGATGCTCGTGGAGGAAGGGATCCTGGCCACCGAGACCTACCAGGAGCCGGGCTCGCGGAGCCGGCCGAAGTACGTCATCACGCCCAAGGGCATGGATCTGGTCCCGGCCGTGATGGGGCTCCTGCAGTGGGGCGACCGCTACCGCGCCGACCCGGAGGGCCCGGCCATGCTGTCCCGGCACCGTGGCTGCGGCGCGCACGTCGACGCCCGGATCCGCTGCGACCGGGGCCACGCCGTTCAGCCGGAAGACATCGAGAGCATCCCCGGCCCCGCCTTTCGTCTGAGGTCCGCCGAGTGA
- a CDS encoding PaaI family thioesterase codes for MGRTRTYQWEDPAILAEAAGRMAGIDFLRELRAGRLPGPPINYSIDFRLDEVEPGRAVFSLTPGEEHYNPIGSVHGGIFATLLDSAAGCAVQSTLPQGVAYTSLDLTVKFLRRITVDTGTVRAIGTVVSKGRQTALAQAQLFDGTDRLLAHATSSCMLFPVPSSQG; via the coding sequence GTGGGACGAACACGTACGTATCAATGGGAAGATCCCGCGATCCTGGCGGAAGCCGCCGGGCGCATGGCAGGCATCGATTTCCTGCGCGAGCTGCGGGCGGGGCGACTGCCGGGGCCGCCCATCAACTACTCCATCGACTTCCGCCTGGACGAGGTGGAGCCCGGCAGGGCGGTCTTCTCGCTGACGCCGGGGGAGGAGCACTACAACCCGATCGGCAGCGTGCACGGCGGTATCTTCGCCACCCTGCTCGATTCGGCTGCGGGCTGCGCCGTTCAGTCCACCTTGCCGCAGGGCGTGGCCTACACCTCGCTGGACCTGACGGTGAAGTTCCTTCGGCGGATCACCGTGGACACGGGCACGGTGCGGGCGATCGGCACGGTTGTCAGCAAGGGGCGTCAAACCGCCCTGGCCCAGGCACAGTTGTTCGACGGGACGGACCGGCTGCTCGCCCATGCCACCAGTAGTTGCATGCTCTTCCCGGTGCCTTCCTCCCAAGGGTGA
- a CDS encoding PDR/VanB family oxidoreductase, with protein sequence MNDHLPPVDTTLAVATRTLAADGVVCLTLRRPDGGVLPAWTPGAHIDVLLNTEDGENGDLIRQYSLCGHPAERGTWQIAVLREPQGRGGSAHVHDHLREGATVRVRGPRNNFPLRPARRHLFVAGGVGITPILPMVEAAEAAGADWRLLYGGRTRTSMAFLDRLAPHGNRVLVRPQDEYGLLDLAAHLGVPEEGTLVHACGPEPLLRAVQEQCADWPPGTLGIERFAPVQTPEPGATEAFELELARSGLTLTVPADRSVLDVVEEAGVAVDFSCREGTCGTCETDVLDGRPDHRDSLLTEDERAAGDTMLICVSRARGPRLVLDL encoded by the coding sequence ATGAACGACCACCTGCCCCCGGTCGACACGACCCTTGCCGTGGCGACCCGCACCCTCGCCGCCGACGGCGTCGTCTGCCTCACCCTGCGCCGCCCCGACGGCGGGGTGCTCCCCGCCTGGACACCGGGCGCCCACATCGACGTACTCCTGAACACCGAGGACGGCGAGAACGGCGATCTGATCCGTCAGTACTCCCTGTGCGGACACCCGGCCGAGCGCGGGACCTGGCAGATCGCCGTGCTGCGCGAGCCTCAGGGCCGCGGCGGCTCCGCCCACGTCCACGACCACCTGCGCGAAGGCGCCACCGTGCGGGTCCGCGGACCGCGCAACAACTTCCCGCTACGGCCGGCCCGCCGCCATCTGTTCGTCGCCGGCGGCGTCGGTATCACCCCCATCCTTCCCATGGTCGAGGCCGCCGAGGCCGCGGGGGCCGACTGGCGTCTGCTGTACGGCGGCCGCACCCGGACCTCCATGGCGTTCCTCGACCGCCTCGCCCCGCACGGGAACCGCGTGCTCGTCCGTCCGCAGGACGAGTACGGCCTGCTGGACCTCGCCGCCCACCTCGGCGTACCCGAGGAGGGCACCCTGGTGCACGCCTGCGGTCCCGAACCCCTGTTGCGGGCGGTGCAGGAGCAGTGCGCGGACTGGCCGCCCGGCACGCTGGGCATCGAACGGTTCGCCCCGGTGCAGACGCCCGAACCCGGCGCGACCGAAGCCTTCGAGCTGGAACTCGCCCGCTCCGGGCTCACGCTCACCGTCCCGGCGGACCGCTCGGTGCTCGATGTCGTGGAGGAGGCCGGCGTCGCGGTCGACTTCTCCTGCCGGGAAGGCACGTGCGGCACCTGCGAGACCGACGTGCTCGACGGCAGGCCCGACCACCGCGACTCGCTGCTGACCGAGGACGAGCGGGCCGCCGGGGACACCATGCTCATCTGCGTCTCCCGCGCACGCGGGCCTCGCCTGGTCCTCGACCTCTGA
- a CDS encoding SDR family oxidoreductase, producing MTRTLAGKTVLMSGGSRGIGLAIALRAARDGANVVMLAKTAVPHPKLEGTVHTAVEEIERAGGKGLAVVGDVRNEDDVRTAVNAAVSAFGGVDIVVNNASAIDLSSSERLEMKRYDLMQDINTRGTFLLSKAAIPHLREAGNPHILTLSPPLNLAPHWVGKHLGYTLSKYGMSLCTIGLAEELAADGIAANSLWPRTLIDTAAVRNVVGGAGQARSPQIMADAAYAVLTRDAHTCTGNLFIDDEVLAAEGFTDLSLYSPAGFEGELALDIFVDPA from the coding sequence ATGACACGGACGCTGGCCGGCAAGACCGTCCTGATGTCGGGAGGCAGCCGCGGCATCGGACTCGCCATCGCCCTGCGCGCCGCCCGCGACGGGGCGAACGTGGTGATGCTCGCCAAGACCGCCGTACCGCACCCGAAGCTCGAAGGCACCGTCCACACCGCGGTCGAGGAGATCGAGCGCGCGGGCGGCAAGGGACTGGCCGTCGTCGGCGACGTCCGCAACGAGGACGACGTGCGCACCGCCGTCAACGCCGCGGTCAGTGCCTTCGGTGGCGTCGACATCGTGGTGAACAACGCCAGTGCGATCGACCTGTCGTCGTCGGAGCGGCTGGAGATGAAGCGCTACGACCTGATGCAGGACATCAACACGCGCGGCACGTTCCTGCTGAGCAAGGCGGCGATCCCGCACCTGAGGGAAGCGGGCAACCCGCACATCCTCACCCTCTCGCCGCCGTTGAACCTGGCGCCGCACTGGGTGGGCAAGCACCTCGGTTACACGCTGTCGAAGTACGGGATGAGTCTGTGCACCATCGGGCTCGCCGAGGAACTCGCCGCCGATGGCATCGCCGCCAACTCGCTGTGGCCCCGCACCCTGATCGACACGGCCGCCGTACGGAACGTGGTCGGCGGCGCCGGACAGGCCCGTAGTCCGCAGATCATGGCCGACGCCGCGTACGCCGTCCTCACGCGTGACGCGCACACGTGCACCGGCAACCTGTTCATCGACGACGAGGTCCTGGCAGCTGAAGGCTTCACCGACCTGTCCCTCTACAGCCCTGCCGGTTTCGAGGGCGAGCTCGCGCTCGACATCTTCGTCGATCCGGCCTGA